A section of the Quatrionicoccus australiensis genome encodes:
- a CDS encoding helix-turn-helix domain-containing protein, with translation MPRSTNSINALPPEALAMLKNLGLRLRARRLAGNMTLEQAAERLLCSPTTYRALEGGKPTVSLGLLAHALWLFGRHEDIEQLSPLDIGMLGNKRSQRARPTSKGIGNDERDF, from the coding sequence ATGCCGCGCTCGACAAACAGTATCAACGCCCTGCCGCCCGAAGCGCTTGCGATGTTGAAAAACCTCGGCTTGCGCCTGCGCGCCAGGCGTCTTGCCGGGAACATGACGCTGGAACAGGCGGCCGAGCGCCTGCTCTGCTCGCCGACCACCTATCGCGCGCTGGAAGGCGGCAAGCCGACGGTCAGCCTGGGGTTGCTGGCGCATGCCCTGTGGCTGTTCGGTCGCCATGAAGACATCGAGCAACTCAGCCCGCTCGACATCGGCATGCTCGGCAACAAGCGTAGCCAACGGGCACGCCCGACCAGCAAAGGAATCGGCAATGACGAACGGGATTTCTGA